One Aphidius gifuensis isolate YNYX2018 linkage group LG5, ASM1490517v1, whole genome shotgun sequence genomic region harbors:
- the LOC122856821 gene encoding locomotion-related protein Hikaru genki, which produces MKIIINNFCFFVIFLFIHLTICLATKDDKSAQSECTLKNLHPMIIITYNNITIVKTDNITIQHGERVTMRCRELGRYKLVGDNILQCQNGLWKGTTPSCTPTTSISNYTENVPPTILFGLPRGSAAIAPSGALAIFPGSILHLECLFSRHLGNPEWTWTSTFRQHLTGWAISPSEKDWKYRLSIYYIKNQDSGVYTCSTPKGFTNSIRIHVADIHCPSLSRLPQPMTSKIQGTRLGQKAEFKCPDNYRLNGSNVLTCQYNGKWSNKIPRCELIQCPPINEINYINPKLIMLQHNNSVNGMAIFTCLWGNNIVGSSIITCDENGHWNTTIPTCSQITCPLPNSPKNGIIEIEKIAGKKRNNRIRKVGSLLKFSCLPGHKMIGEGSIICTENGTWSHEPPICEVMCPYPGDPPHGIISPLKFWYKPGDTIQVTCSPGFVTPLEVKKPTCRDNGIWSGPPPPCRSWSDV; this is translated from the exons atgaaaataattattaataatttttgtttttttgtgatttttttatttattcatttgacaATATGCTTGGCAACAAAag atgataaatCAGCACAAAGTGAATGTACATTGAAAAATCTTCATCCCATGATCATAATTACATACAATAATATCACAATAGTAAAA ACAGATAACATAACAATTCAACATGGTGAACGAGTTACGATGAGATGTCGTGAATTAGGCAGATATAAACTTGTTggtgataatattttacaatgtcAAAATGGTTTATGGAAAGGTACAACACCTTCATGCACACCAACAACatcaatttcaaattataCCG aaaatgtACCACCGACAATATTGTTTGGTTTGCCAAGAGGATCAGCAGCAATTGCACCATCAGGTGCACTTGCTATATTTCCAGGTAGTATTTTACATCTAGAGTGTCTTTTTTCAAGACATTTGGGTAATCCAGAATGGACATGGACATCAACATTTCGTCAACATTTAACag gATGGGCGATATCACCATCGGAAAAAGACTGGAAATATCGTCTGTCaatatattacataaaaaatcaagattcTGGAGTTTATACTTGTTCAACTCCCAAAGGATTTACAAATTCAATACGAATTCACGTTGCCG acatTCATTGTCCTTCGTTAAGTCGATTACCACAACCAATGACATCTAAAATTCAAGGCACAAGATTAGGACAAAAAGCTGAATTTAAATGTCCCGATAATTACCGACTTAATGGTTCAAATGTATTAACATGTCAATACAATG gaAAATggtcaaataaaataccacgTTGTGAATTAATACAGTGTCCTccaattaatgaaataaattatataaatccaAAGTTAATAATGTTACAACATAATAATAGTGTTAATGGTATGGCaatatttacttgtttatggggtaataatattgttggttcatcaataataacatGTGATGAAAATGGTCATTGGAATACAACAATACCAACATGTTCac AAATAACTTGTCCATTACCAAATTCACCAAAAAATGgtattattgaaattgaaaaaattgctgGTAAAAAACGTAACAATAGAATAAGAAAAGTTggatcattattaaaattttcatgtttaccTGGACATAAAATGATAGGTGAAGGTTCAATAATATGTACAGAAAATGGTACATGGTCACATGAACCACCAATAT gtGAAGTTATGTGTCCTTATCCTGGTGATCCACCACATGGTATAATATCACCATTAAAATTTTGGTACAAACCAGGTGATACAATACAAGTAACGTGCTCACCAGGCTTTGTTACACCACTTGAAGTTAAAAAACCAACATGTAGAGATAATGGTATATGGAGTGGACCACCACCACCTTGCAGATCTTGGAgtgatgtttaa
- the LOC122856210 gene encoding putative uncharacterized protein DDB_G0282133: MNSEPINDVKEKNIKLIINMDDQYLIDNKLNKINLFNQCNDKGLISVMEHYSRNLRSSVNECQTKPSRVEEIKDFMSENLQFFFYYYKMMQANCERKAYLDLMSDLLEIYIDMELKVSKISIEEMEKISDRLTKYLYIYLDNSVEHMLDTLIKIQFISSTYHHILSLLIPKILKIVPSNPKIDSKGTMYVRYFLIYSFWKLITNDQILKNNINKFAHSSLSIYPISLSDDLKDNVLPKVPNDNLITTNILLSLNFDIIKSCQNFIKHTKILTTKQQSEKLDTSKLEDNNLMNNNNINLPDNLISNNSSKLHENIINQRKKKHVLPPGQVLLVDLTSDKASGRIIRDKEQMKKKLLWLKEIGKKKNNNNLINNNEDMKNIKFNNEDFTTIEEAYDIKLFNINDDNVKKQINDDFNLWLDGMYQSINYDNDNITTTTSTIKLQEISVNEKITEDKDKKIEEPVSTNTTDEHKRKTVLHLNHQFDNSKLINNDNELSSLKIKDVEFNDHTDGLTLLASVSQHVLDLETSQIHDKHQEIINVIDYNKLKLNIDNSTDSCSNSSSIYYSNYSDNINYDNRIDKQYIINDNEFSKIYPDDDIDRIGLNVEVTSSEDTFNQCTSTVYHNNDDNNYQQDDKVILNGETVVLLQKSPNSNLYIINKAIENDNELIKLNDEKNSYMYDKKYSIQNDNKKLAKNDLLSLSDHAICENDIKASSLRTPTATLSSSSSTSTATTTTTTKKYNIKNEYNDHVEDNPTSTSLYHHSDNYFNSHNNKYENNEKLFDQTLPHSTTTSPDNNKNWYNSTDKKKTILINDCNLNNNNNKLYKFTNDKEIENDNNIIIKNNLNYHLPPKKRFNFGNKNYNNIINENNNYTSEPMISIASLQNNNKNDNNSKKIIRRNYNNDNNYCFINNDNKINNKKNNNSKKRCNDGQISRPSKKVKEQLLTPMKNLKKQTRSSQRKVPKVNYCYNDIETEWKPSTDNNMTRKKKKTNQ; this comes from the exons atGAACTCTGAACCAATAAATgatgttaaagaaaaaaatattaaattaataataaacatggatgatcaatatttaattgataataaattaaataaaattaatttatttaatcaatgcAATGATAAAGGTTTAATAAGTGTGATGGAACACTACTCaag AAATTTACGGTCGAGTGTTAACGAATGTCAAACAAAGCCATCGAGGGTTGAAGAGATAAAGGATTTTATGAgcgaaaatttacaattttttttctattattataaaatgatgcAAGCC aattgtGAACGTAAAGCTTATTTGGACCTAATGTCTGATTTATTGGAGATCTACATTGACATGGAGCTAAAAGTATCAAAAATTTCTATCgaagaaatggaaaaaatatctGACCGattgacaaaatatttatacatatatttag ataattcaGTGGAACACATGTTGGATAcacttataaaaattcaatttattagtTCGACTTATCATCACATATTGAGTTTACTCATACC taaaatattaaaaatagtacCAAGTAATCCAAAAATTGACTCAAAGGGCACAATGTATGttcgatattttttgatttattcattttggaaattaataacaaatgatcaaatattaaaaaataatataaacaaatttgcacattcatcattatcaatatatcCAATATCATTATCAGATGATCTTAAAGATAATGTATTACCAAAAGTgccaaatgataatttaattacaacaaatatattattatcattaaattttgatattataaaatcatgtcaaaattttattaaacatacgAAAATATTAACAACTAAACAACAATCTGAAAAATTGGATACATCAAAg cttgaagataataatttaatgaataataataatataaatttacctgataatttaatatctaaTAATAGCTctaaattacatgaaaatataataaatcaacgtaaaaaaaaacatgtattaCCACCAGGTCAAGTATTATTAGTTGATTTAACAAGTGACAAGGCAAGTGGTCGTATAATACGTGATAaagaacaaatgaaaaaaaaattattatggctaaaagaaattggaaaaaaaaagaataataataatttaataaacaacaatgaagatatgaaaaatattaaattcaacaatgaaGATTTTACAACAATTGAAGAAGCATatgacataaaattatttaacataaatgatgataatgttaaaaaacaaattaatgatgattttaatttatggcTTGATGGAATgtatcaatcaataaattatgataat gataatatcacaacgacaacatcaacaattaaattacaagaaatatcagttaacgaaaaaataacagaagataaagataaaaaaattgaagaaccTGTTAGTACAAATACAACTGATGAACATAAACGTAAAACAGTATTACACTtgaatcatcaatttgataatagtaaattaataaataatgataatgaattatcatcattaaaaattaaagatgttgaatttaatgatcATACTGATGGTTTAACATTATTAGCAAGTGTATCACAACATGTACTTGATTTAGAAACATCACAAATACATGATAAACatcaagaaataattaatgtcatagattacaataaattaaaattaaatattgataattcaacTGATAGTTGTTCAAATAgttcatcaatatattatagCAATTATtctgataatataaattatgataatagaattgataaacaatatattataaatgataatgaattttcaaaaatatatccagatgatgatattgatagaATTGGATTAAATGTTGAAGTAACATCATCTGAAGATACATTTAATCAATGTACAAGTACAgtttatcataataatgatgataataattatcaacaagatGATAAAGTTATATTAAATGGTGAAACAGTTGTTCTATTACAAAAATCACCAAatagtaatttatatattatcaataaagcCATTGAAAATGACAacgaattaattaaattaaatgatgaaaaaaatagctatatgtatgataaaaaatattctatacaaaatgataataaaaagttaGCTAAAAATGATCTATTATCATTGAGTGATCATGCAATTtgtgaaaatgatattaaagCATCATCATTAAGAACACCAACagcaacattatcatcatcatcatcaacatcaacagcaacgacgacgacaacaacaaaaaaatataatattaaaaatgaatataatgatCATGTTGAGGATAAtccaacatcaacatcattatATCATCAttcagataattattttaatagccataataataaatatgaaaataatgaaaaattatttgatcaaaCATTACCacattcaacaacaacatcaccagataataacaaaaattggtACAAttcaacagataaaaaaaaaacaatattaataaatgattgtaatttaaataataataataataaattatataaatttacaaatgataaagaaattgaaaatgataataatattattataaaaaataatttaaattatcatttaccACCTAAAAAACGTTTTAATtttggtaataaaaattataataatattattaatgaaaataataattatacaagtgAACCAATGATATCAATAGcatcattacaaaataataataaaaatgataataatagtaaaaaaataataagaagaaattataataatgataataattattgttttattaataatgataataaaattaataataaaaaaaataataatagtaaaaaaagatGTAATGATGGACAAATATCGAGGCCTTCGAAGAAAGTTAAAGAGCAATTATTAACtccaatgaaaaatttaaaaaaacaaacaagaaGTTCACAAAGAAAAGTACCTAAAGTTAATTATTGCTATAATGATATTGAAACTGAGTGGAAACCGTCcactgataataatatgacacgtaaaaaaaaaaaaacaaatcaatga
- the LOC122856830 gene encoding integrin-linked protein kinase homolog pat-4 has product MEDIFQWCREGNAMQIRVWLDDTEHDMNQGDDHGFSPLHWCAKEGHTKLAELLVTKGARINATNRGDDTPLHLASAHGHKDIVQLLLRNRADVNVTNEHGNTALHYSCFWGDDKISEELVAAGALVSIANKDGDTPLDKSSGQLAKRLHQLAVEFGQDLKKIQFKDQSWLGLKTRSRDATLSRYKGINMNELSLHTHLASSTSGETWRGRWQNNDIVAKILNLRECTSRISRDFNEEFPKLRIFSHPNVLPVLGCVNQPPQLVTVSQYMARGSLHRLLHGGTGVVVDTARALRLALDVARAMAFLHGLERQNRCRYSLNSKHVMIDEDLTARVNMADSKFSFQEVGRIYEPAWMSPEALSKRPADINLEASDMWSFAVLLWELATREVPFADLSPMECGMKIALEDLRVDIPRGISPHLAKLIRICMNEDPGKRPSFDMVVPILDKMKR; this is encoded by the exons ATGGAAGATATATTTCAGTGGTGTCGTGAAGGAAATGCAATGCAAATACGTGTTTGGCTAGATGACACTGAGCATGATATGAATCAAGG tgATGATCATGGATTTAGTCCTTTACATTGGTGTGCCAAAGAAGGTCATACAAAATTAGCTGAATTATTGGTAACAAAAGGTGCACGTATAAATGCAACAAATCGTGGTGATGATACACCATTACATTTAGCATCAGCACATGGACACAAAGATAttgtacaattattattacgtaATCGTGCTGATGTTAATGTTACAAATGAACATGGTAATACAGCATTACATTATTCATGTTTTTGGGgtgatgataaaatatcagAAGAACTTGTTGCTGCTGGTGCATTAGTATCAATTGCAAATAAAGATGGTGATACACCATTAGATAAATCAAGTGGACAATTAGCTAAACGTTTACATCAACTTGCTGTTGAATTTGgacaagatttaaaaaaaatacaatttaaagaTCAAAGTTGGCTTGGTTTAAAAACAAGAAGTCGTGATGCAACATTATCAAGATATAAAGGTATTAATATGAATGAGTTATCACTTCATACACATCTTGCTAGTAGTACAAGTGGTGAAACATGGCGTGGTAGATggcaaaataatgatattgttgctaaaatattaaatttacgtGAATGTACATCAAGAATATCACGTGATTTTAATGAAGAATTTCCAAAATTACGTATATTTTCACATCCAAATGTATTACCAGTACTTGGTTGTGTTAATCAACCACCACAATTAGTAACTGTATCACAATATATGGCTAGAGGTAGTTTACACAGATTATTACATGGTGGtactggtgttgttgttgatacaGCAAGAGCACTTAGACTTGCACTTGATGTTGCTAGAGCTATGGCATTTTTACATGGTTTAGAAAGACAAAATCGTTGTCGTTATAGTCTCAACAGTAAACATGTTATg aTTGATGAGGATCTTACGGCTCGTGTAAATATGGCAGATTCAAAGTTTTCATTTCAAGAAGTTGGTCGTATTTATGAGCCAGCTTGGATGTCGCCTGAAGCACTGAGTAAACGACCAGCTGATATTAATTTAGAAGCAAGTGATATGTGGAGTTTCGCTGTATTATTATGGGAACTTGCAACAAGAGAAGTACCATTTGCTGATTTATCACCAATGGAATGTGGCATGAag attgcTTTGGAAGATTTAAGGGTTGATATACCACGTGGTATATCACCACATCTTGCTAAATTAATTCGTATATGTATGAATGAAGATCCTGGCAAACGTCCATCATTTGATATGGTTGTGCCAATTTTAGACAAAATgaaacgttaa
- the LOC122856212 gene encoding uncharacterized protein LOC122856212: MAFNRGILMLAIIALTECQNGSVFSQLRERIDNAKTPLFSVPSDFPLVCNTSPHYFACAENFLNSVLFCERQPSRDRRNLITGAIRSYAGYLCSEDAKRLAALVEEKDCIKKSCGGAKCFHEILPQKMFLHMLEIYSRTFVPKVEKCMFYIFDQCPSTDPLFSPSSSARKFMTDFKKLAPYRFSRDFSA, from the exons ATGGCTTTCAACAGAGGAATTTTGATGCTTGCCATCATTGCTTTAACCG AATGTCAAAATGGATCTGTTTTCTCTCAATTACGTGAACGTATAGATAATGCAAAAACTCCACTGTTCAGTGTTCCATCTGATTTTCCACTCGTTTGTAATACTTCGCCTCATTACTTCGCATGTGCTGAAAATTTTCTCAACAGTGTACTCTTTTGTGAGAGACAACCATCTCGGGATAgaagaaatttaattactgGAGCAATACGTTCATACGCTGGTTATTTGTGTTCAGAAGATGCGAAAAGACTTGCTG ccttGGTGGAAGAAAAAgattgcattaaaaaaagctGCGGGGGTGCTAAATGTTTTCATGAAATATTACCGCAAAAAATGTTTCTTCATATGCTGGAAATATACAGTAGAAC TTTTGTTCCCAAAGTTGAAAAAtgtatgttttatatttttgatcaatgTCCAAGCACCGATCCACTCTTTTCACCATCATCTAGTGCTCGAAAATTCATgactgattttaaaaaattagctc CTTATAGATTTAGTAGAGATTTTAGTGCTTAA